The Coffea eugenioides isolate CCC68of chromosome 8, Ceug_1.0, whole genome shotgun sequence genome has a segment encoding these proteins:
- the LOC113780856 gene encoding caffeic acid 3-O-methyltransferase-like, with translation MGTESPPDQTGALRTRLNLKQSHKSDILVEAFTAAIELNLFEIIAKSGRPNAHLSSAQTEFRPEFAMISNKFAMISAMLDRLLQLLSSYSILKCTLVSTENEHTTKLYGLTPMCEFLIPDSNGMSFAPAVLLSKEKAIINCGNSLKDAILKGGTPFHKANGLYLFEYIGNSRGLNEVFNGIMVSHTCVFVGSVLEKYK, from the exons ATGGGGACAGAATCACCACCGGACCAGACGGGTGCACTACGCACCCGTCTGAATTTGAAGCAGAGCCACAAGAGTGACATTTTGGTGGAAG CCTTCACAGCTGCCATTGAGCTTAATTTGTTCGAGATCATAGCAAAATCTGGCCGCCCTAATGCCCACCTTTCTTCAGCTCAGACCGAGTTCAGGCCAGAATTTGCTATGATCTCGAACAAATTTGCTATGATCTCGGCAATGTTAGACCGACTATTACAGCTGCTCAGTAGCTATTCTATTCTAAAATGCACCCTTGTTTCCACTGAAAATGAACATACAACAAAGTTATATGGTTTGACTCCAATGTGCGAGTTTCTGATTCCTGATTCCAACGGAATGTCTTTTGCTCCCGCAGTTCTCCTGTCTAAAGAAAAAGCAATTATAAATTGCGG TAATAGCTTGAAAGATGCAATACTGAAGGGAGGAACTCCATTTCACAAGGCTAATGGACTGTATTTGTTTGAATACATAGGAAATTCTAGAGGACTGAATGAGGTTTTCAATGGAATAATGGTTAGCCACACGTGTGTTTTTGTGGGTTCAGTTCTTGAAAAATACAAATGA
- the LOC113779112 gene encoding flavin-containing monooxygenase FMO GS-OX-like 4, with amino-acid sequence MHPIASKNVAVIGAGAAGLIAAHELRQEGHKVVVFERENQVGGTWVYNPATESDPLGVDPTRNVIHSSLYASLRTNLPREVMGFRSYPFLYKKGSHRDPRRFPGHGEVLEYLKDFAVDFKLCGLVRFGIEVWHVGLMENGKWKVTSRKWEGNAYNDRNQEKLDEVYDAVVVCNGHYTEPRPAEIPGVEGWPGKQIHSHNYRDPEPFRDQVVVLIGSAASSDDISREIAKVSKEVHIASRSVQNGIMGKLAGYDNIYHHSMIESTHGDGSVAFQEGSVVYADIILHCTGYKYHFPFLETNGIVTVDDNRVGPLYKHIFPPALAPWLSFVGLPWKSKWIAGTLSGRLSLPSPKEMMADIQAFYSSMEASDTPKRYTHNMAGYQFEYDDWLAAQCRGLPTEEWRKQMYVETSMRKRSQPETYRDQWEDEHLVRQAQADFSQYF; translated from the exons ATGCATCCAATTGCCTCCAAAAACGTCGCCGTCATCGGGGCCGGCGCTGCTGGGCTCATAGCTGCACATGAGCTCCGACAGGAGGGTCACAAAGTGGTGGTTTTTGAGAGAGAAAACCAAGTGGGAGGCACATGGGTCTATAATCCAGCGACAGAATCCGACCCTCTCGGAGTTGACCCGACCAGAAACGTGATCCACTCGAGCCTCTACGCTTCTCTCCGGACCAACTTGCCTAGAGAAGTAATGGGCTTTCGGTCATACCCGTTTTTGTACAAAAAGGGAAGTCACCGGGACCCGAGAAGGTTCCCGGGGCATGGAGAGGTATTGGAGTATTTGAAGGACTTTGCAGTTGATTTTAAATTGTGTGGGTTGGTGAGGTTCGGAATTGAGGTATGGCATGTCGGATTGATGGAAAATGGTAAATGGAAAGTGACGTCAAGAAAATGGGAGGGAAATGCATATAATGATAGGAATCAAGAAAAGTTGGATGAGGTTTATGATGCTGTAGTAGTTTGTAATGGGCATTATACAGAACCCCGACCTGCAGAAATCCCAG GGGTTGAAGGATGGCCAGGGAAGCAAATCCATAGCCACAACTATCGTGATCCTGAACCTTTCAGAGATCAA GTGGTGGTGTTGATAGGGAGTGCAGCTAGTTCTGATGATATCTCCAGAGAGATTGCTAAAGTTTCTAAAGAGGTTCATATAGCATCGAGATCAGTCCAAAATGGCATCATGGGAAAGTTGGCTGGCTATGATAATATATACCATCATTCTATG ATAGAAAGCACACACGGAGATGGTTCAGTTGCTTTCCAAGAGGGTAGTGTAGTCTATGCTGATATCATCCTGCACTGCACCGG GTACAAATATCACTTTCCGTTCCTTGAAACTAATGGCATTGTAACTGTGGATGACAACCGTGTGGGGCCACTTTACAAGCATATTTTTCCTCCAGCTTTAGCACCATGGCTTTCATTCGTTGGGTTGCCGTGGAAG AGCAAGTGGATAGCTGGTACTCTGTCTGGTCGGCTTTCACTTCCTTCTCCCAAGGAGATGATGGCTGATATTCAAGCTTTCTACTCATCAATGGAAGCATCTGACACTCCAAAGCGGTATACTCATAACATGGCTGGTTATCAG TTCGAATATGACGATTGGTTGGCTGCTCAGTGTCGTGGTCTGCCGACTGAAGAATGGAGAAAGCAGATGTATGTTGAAACTTCCATGAGAAAGAGGTCTCAGCCTGAGACATACAGAGACCAGTGGGAAGATGAACACTTGGTCAGACAGGCGCAAGCTGATTTTTCACAGTACTTTTAA